In Syntrophorhabdales bacterium, the following are encoded in one genomic region:
- a CDS encoding hydrogenase maturation nickel metallochaperone HypA, whose product MHELAITQNIVDIVLKEAPDRKVKNITIVIGELAGIIEDSVRFCFDLVAADTSVKGAALTFQRVPARIRCNQCDFEFKMDNGDWACPRCGNLGGQVIQGRECYVESIEVEDN is encoded by the coding sequence TTGCACGAATTGGCCATCACGCAAAACATAGTTGACATTGTCCTCAAGGAGGCCCCTGACCGCAAGGTGAAGAATATTACCATCGTGATAGGGGAACTCGCGGGGATAATCGAGGACTCGGTTCGTTTCTGTTTTGATCTGGTGGCTGCAGACACCTCGGTCAAAGGGGCTGCACTGACGTTTCAGCGGGTCCCGGCCCGGATTCGATGCAACCAGTGCGACTTTGAATTTAAAATGGACAACGGGGATTGGGCCTGCCCTCGCTGCGGAAATCTTGGCGGCCAGGTAATACAAGGGCGTGAGTGCTACGTGGAAAGTATCGAGGTGGAGGATAATTGA
- a CDS encoding flavodoxin family protein: protein MKVVVFNGSPRKGGNTDVLLAEAEKAVRASGGSDRLDNGGVPGSAGHGVHEWRRFDLNSMNIRPCQDCGGCEKTGECVIKDDMVQIHQAIRDADRIILASPVFFFGLSAQIKTVIDRCQSFWCEKYLLKKPIPGGTCGRKGLLLVVGGMKKEIGIQCSETTARAFFRTISVPEDETLSFLGIDEKGAINKHPTALSDAYRAAERLVALGTT from the coding sequence GTGAAGGTCGTTGTCTTCAACGGAAGCCCGAGAAAAGGTGGAAATACAGACGTACTCCTCGCCGAGGCGGAAAAGGCTGTGAGGGCTTCCGGCGGTTCGGATCGACTGGACAACGGGGGCGTCCCGGGTTCTGCCGGTCATGGAGTCCATGAATGGAGGCGCTTTGACCTCAACAGCATGAACATAAGGCCCTGCCAGGACTGCGGGGGCTGCGAAAAAACAGGGGAGTGCGTCATCAAGGATGACATGGTCCAGATACACCAGGCCATACGTGACGCTGATCGAATCATCCTTGCCTCTCCTGTTTTTTTCTTCGGTTTATCTGCACAGATCAAGACAGTAATTGATCGTTGCCAGTCTTTCTGGTGCGAAAAATATCTTCTGAAAAAGCCTATTCCAGGAGGGACCTGCGGAAGAAAAGGGCTTCTCCTCGTTGTTGGCGGAATGAAGAAGGAGATAGGCATCCAGTGTTCAGAAACGACTGCGCGGGCTTTCTTCAGGACGATCAGTGTTCCAGAAGACGAAACGTTGAGCTTTCTGGGTATTGACGAGAAGGGCGCCATAAACAAACATCCAACGGCGCTGAGCGACGCTTATCGCGCTGCGGAGCGACTTGTCGCTCTGGGAACCACGTAA